A window from Oreochromis aureus strain Israel breed Guangdong linkage group 16, ZZ_aureus, whole genome shotgun sequence encodes these proteins:
- the LOC116321074 gene encoding trace amine-associated receptor 13c-like, with product MEETELCFQQLFNTSCMRPRRPYFEIMLTYILLSFISLLTAILNLLVIISVSHFRQLHTPTNLLLLSLAVADFCVGLLLFFQIVLIDGCWFLGDIMCTLYQYLAYVITSASIGTMVIICVDRYLAICYPLHYSTKITQQRVKIVVCLCWICSVIFQSLILMDNLKQPGRYNSCIGECVFVINYIAGLVDVTFSFIVPITVIVVLYLRVFVVAVSQARAMRSQLAVTHQRSVTVTAKKSELKAAWTLGIVVVVFLICMCPYYCVALTGQDSLPSASSLTFVLCLAYFNSCLNPIIYVFFYPWFRKSIKVIVTLQILQPDSSKATMR from the exons ATGGAGGAAACTGAACTCTGCTTTCAACAACTCTTTAACACCTCCTGCATGAGGCCCAGGCGTCCATACTTTGAGATCATGCTGACTTATATTCTGCTGTCCTTCATTTCTCTGCTTACTGCAATTCTTAACCTGTTGGTCATCATCTCTGTCTCACATTTCAG GCAGCTCCACACCCCCACCAACCTCCTGCTCCTTTCTCTGGCTGTTGCTGATTTCTGTGTGGGCCTCCTCTTGTTCTTCCAAATTGTGCTCATAGATGGATGCTGGTTCCTCGGTGACATCATGTGCACTCTGTATCAATACCTAGCATATGTCATCACCTCGGCCTCAATAGGAACCATGGTGATCATATGTGTTGATCGATATTTGGCTATTTGTTACCCTCTACATTACTCCACCAAGATCACACAACAAAGAGTTAAAattgttgtctgtttgtgttggaTCTGTTCTGTCATCTTTCAAAGTCTGATTCTGATGGATAACCTGAAGCAACCAGGCAGGTATAACTCTTGCATTGGAGAGTGTGTCTTTGTCATTAATTACATCGCAGGACTTGTTGATGTTACTTTTTCCTTTATTGTTCCCATTACTGTGATTGTAGTTTTGTATCTGAGAGTGTTTGTGGTGGCTGTGTCTCAGGCTCGTGCTATGAGGTCTCAGCTTGCAGTCACTCACCAGCGATCAGTTACAGTTACTGCAAAGAAATCGGAGCTGAAAGCAGCCTGGACACttggtattgttgttgttgtgtttctcatatGTATGTGTCCATATTACTGTGTGGCTCTCACAGGCCAAGACAGCTTGCCAAGTGCTTCATCACTGACATTTGTTCTATGTTTAGCCTACTTTAACTCATGTCTGAACCCCATTATATATGTCTTTTTCTACCCCTGGTTCAGAAAATCTATAAAAGTCATTGTTACTCTTCAGATACTGCAGCCTGACTCTTCTAAAGCCACCATGCGCTAG